Genomic window (Enterobacteriaceae bacterium 4M9):
ACGTCTGACCAGGAGAGCGAGCAGATGTTAATGACCAGTAGCTCAAACGGCTGGGCGTCTTCTGGCAGTGCGTCCGGGAACGTGGTCTGGCGTTTGGCTTCACTGGCATAGAAGCTGTTAAACCAGGCAGTCAGGTTCTCGGAGGTCGGCGGGGCCGTTTGCGCCGGAATGTCGCCGCCGCCTGTTGCAGCAAGCTCGTTGCCTGTTGGGCCACTGGCTGAGGTTGTCGTCGCGGCCGTTGCGGGCGCGCCGCCGCCAGGCGTGAGTGAAATCACCGGGCCGGTAATGGTCAGGACGTTAAGCCAGACCATAATCGCCACCACGAACACGGTCACACGCAGCCACTGGGATAAAAACAGGTACGCAACCAGCAGCACAAACGCCGCGCCCACCATCTGCCAGTTAATAAAGCGTGTGACGAGGTCAATGATGTAATCGGTGCTGAATCCCGCCAGTTGCGAGCCCTGGCTTGCGATACTGTCGAGCCCCGGCAGCCAGGTATCGCGCCAGAACAGCGCAAAACCAACCGGAATAGCTATCCAGTGGCGAAGCCGGTGCAGCTTTGGATTGGGTAGCGGGAACAGCAAAAACGCCATGAAGACCAGGTTCTCCATGGCGTGAAAGTTCAGATAGCCGGTCCAAAGCAGACCAAATTTGAGCAAAAAATAGTAGTTCCAGCCGGACAGACCGCGCCAGTATTGCCACAGTGGCGAAAGTGAAGCTGTTTTTGATTTTGAACGATTAATCATGTTCTGGGTGTGTCCTGGCAGAATGACTCCGGCGCAGCGTTCCGGCTGGTTTCACAGAGCGTGGTTTCATAAGCGTAATACGAATCAGCCTTTTCAGGCGCGGCAGCCAGCGTGACCCGGCGTAGCCCAGCGGGATAAAGAGCGCCGCGCACAGCACTATCAGCTGCAGAATATCGGTAATGTTCATAAGCTAGCACTCTCGTCGGCCAGCAGCGTCACCGGCTCAGGGTCGCGCCGCCAGCGGTGGTTTTCCCGGTGCACGTTGAGCGTTTTTTCGCTCTCGCTGGCCTGTGCCAGCGGCTGCATCCACTGCTCTTTAGGCACTTTTTGCAGCTGTACCAGCTCGGCGGCTATCTGGCTGTCTTCATACCAGACCATGCGGTTGGAAATAATGTCGTTGACCGGCAGCGGGAAGATGTGACTGAGCGCGGTGTCGAGATCGTTAATGCGGCAGAAAGAGAGGAAAATCATCAGCCTGCCATTGCCAATGGTTACGAAGTCGCCCTGGCGATTAGGGCGGCACAGCGTCAGCGCCTGCTCAATACGCAGCCCCGGTACCGGGCGCAACGCAACCAGTATGCCTTTGTTGTCGGCAGGCAGCAGTGGGTTATTGAGCATGGTATTAATGGCGTTGCAAAACGCATCCCACTGTAGCCAACCGCGCAGCTTGAGCGGGCGCAGGGCATCGAACAGCACCGTCACATCTTCTGGCACGTGGCGGCTGAAGTTCTGGCCCTGCACGCTTTCTATCATTGTCAGGCAACGCGACAGCGGCGCGTTCCACGGTACGACCAACGTGGCGCCGCAGCCCATCAGCAGGCGTTCATCGGTGGCACGCAGGCTGGCTTTGTTTTCACGTACGATGATTTTCAGCGCGCTACCGCGCTGGCGGCGCAGGGCGTGTATATGGC
Coding sequences:
- the bcsF gene encoding cellulose biosynthesis protein BcsF; the encoded protein is MNITDILQLIVLCAALFIPLGYAGSRWLPRLKRLIRITLMKPRSVKPAGTLRRSHSARTHPEHD